DNA from Thermococcus argininiproducens:
ATAGCAAAACAGTTGGGATTAATAAAAATGAAAGGGGCTAAAGCCGTTAGAAGCCCAGCTGCCGTACAAAAGACCCTCAGAGAGGTATCTCAGGCTAGAGAAAATTATCTCCTCATTGTAACCGGTCATCAAGGTGAACCAGGAGCCATCTTAACGAGGATGGCTAGTGGAGAGCTCTACGATATTGGAAAGAATGATACTGTTGTGTTCTCTGCAGGAGTTATCCCAAACCCTCTCAATATTGCCCAACGCTACGCCCTAGAGACCAAACTCAGAATGAGAGGGGTTAGGATGGTAAAAGATTTACATGTCTCTGGCCACTCTAGTAGAGAAGACCATAGATATTTAATCAAACTCTTAAATCCCGAAAATATAATTCCCGCTCATGGTGAATTTAGGATGCTTACATATTATGCCGAACTTGCTGAAGAAGAAGGGTATTTAATAGGAAGGGACGTTTTCGTGTCAAGAAACGGTTACAAAGTTGATGTGAGGTGATAGGATGAAGTTTGATCCCTTATTCAAAGCATTGAAAGAAAAGAGTAAAGTAGTTGATGAAGCTATCTTCGATCTTGTGCCAGAAAAAGAACCCAAGGTTATTTATGATGCTGCAAGACACTACCCCTTAGCTGGAGGAAAAAGAGTTAGGCCATTTATAGTATTAATGGCCACAGAAGCAGTGGGTGGAGATCCAGAAAAAGCAATTTATGCCGCAGCAGCAGTAGAATTACTCCATAACTATTCTCTAGTTCATGATGATATAATGGACATGGACGAAAAAAGAAGAGGCAGACCAACGGTTCATAAGATTTGGGGAATAAACATGGCAATACTCGCTGGAGACTTGCTCTTCTCAAAAGTTTTTGAGGCAATTGCAAAGATTCCTACTGACCCCAAAAAGGTTGTAAGAGTTCTGGATGTTATCTCAAAGACCTCTAACGAGTTATGTGAAGGTCAAGCAATGGACTTGGAATTTGAAAGCAAAGATAGTGTTAGCATCGATGAATACATGAAAATGATAAGTGGAAAAACCGGTGCGCTAATAGATGCTTCAGCCACAATTGGTGGAATTATAGGAACAGACAATGAGGAGTATATTCAAGCTTTATCAAAATATGGGAGGAACATCGGTATAGCATTCCAAGTGTGGGATGATGTTCTGGATCTTATAGCCGATGAAGAAAAACTTGGAAAACCCGTAGGAAGCGATATAAGAAAGGGCAAGAAGACCCTTATTGTAGCCCACTTCCTAGAAAATGCAAATGAAGAGGACAAAAAAGAGTTCTTTAAGATATTCGGAAAATATGCTGGAGACGTACAAGGAGAAGGCATCATAGAGGAAGACGTTCAAGAAGAGGTCAAAAAGGCAATCGAGCTCTTAAAGAAATATGGAAGCATAAACTATGCTGCTGAAGTTGCAAAAGAACTTGCAGATGAGGCCAAAAAGTCCCTAGAGATACTGCCAGAGAGTGAAGCTAGAAGGTATCTCGAACTTTTAGCAGATTTCATAGTAGAAAGAGAATACTAATGCCTGTTTCTCCTATTTCTTAAACATTTTCTTCTGAAAGCCTCGCCCTTCAGGGCGGGGAGGATGTCAGCTTGCTGTAAATATGGAAGGGGAGAGATTAGGATCATAAGGAAGATTCTCAGTCTCTTTTCACTAAAGCTACAAAAAATAGGAGAAGTATTCCGAGTTCTAGAGTCGTTGAAGTAATATCGATAATATCTAATGAGACTGTGCCGTTGAGCAAATGGAAATTTTCAATAATCTTTTTGATAGTAAACATGAGGAATGCTAAGAGTAATAGTAAGATACTCTTCATTCCGCTCTTCTTATATGCTTTCCACGCAACTACCGAAAGTAAACCTCCCAAAACAATTACGATACTATCTAGGATATATCCTAGAAGATCAATCATATTCCTCCCCCCTGAAGGTTAAGGTTAAATCAATTAGCTTATCAGCAAGTCTATCCCAGATTTTGGGTTTATATTCTCTGATTATACGGATTAAAACATCCTTATCATAATTTGGTTGATAAATAACATTCTTTCCATGTTTAATTTTCCTCACAAGCCCTAGTGCTTCAAGTCGTTCCATATGGTAGTTTATCGTGGATGGAGTTAGATTGAGCTTCTCTGCCAGTTCGTGCTGGTTTTTTTCATCTTCTGCAAGTAAAATTAAGATTTTCCGTTGACTTTCATTTGAAATTGCTATCATAAGGGGTTTGTAACTTTCACTAAAATCTGCAGGGAAGATGTATTTCCTACCTCCAAGTTTT
Protein-coding regions in this window:
- a CDS encoding winged helix-turn-helix transcriptional regulator; its protein translation is MTSRERVLEHITKNPGITFRKLAQELEMGIGNLQYHLRHLERENKIVAKKLGGRKYIFPADFSESYKPLMIAISNESQRKILILLAEDEKNQHELAEKLNLTPSTINYHMERLEALGLVRKIKHGKNVIYQPNYDKDVLIRIIREYKPKIWDRLADKLIDLTLTFRGEEYD
- a CDS encoding DUF7521 family protein, whose amino-acid sequence is MIDLLGYILDSIVIVLGGLLSVVAWKAYKKSGMKSILLLLLAFLMFTIKKIIENFHLLNGTVSLDIIDITSTTLELGILLLFFVALVKRD
- a CDS encoding polyprenyl synthetase family protein; this translates as MKFDPLFKALKEKSKVVDEAIFDLVPEKEPKVIYDAARHYPLAGGKRVRPFIVLMATEAVGGDPEKAIYAAAAVELLHNYSLVHDDIMDMDEKRRGRPTVHKIWGINMAILAGDLLFSKVFEAIAKIPTDPKKVVRVLDVISKTSNELCEGQAMDLEFESKDSVSIDEYMKMISGKTGALIDASATIGGIIGTDNEEYIQALSKYGRNIGIAFQVWDDVLDLIADEEKLGKPVGSDIRKGKKTLIVAHFLENANEEDKKEFFKIFGKYAGDVQGEGIIEEDVQEEVKKAIELLKKYGSINYAAEVAKELADEAKKSLEILPESEARRYLELLADFIVEREY